The following DNA comes from Ruficoccus amylovorans.
GACGTACATCGTCGCGTACGGTCCGCGCAGGAAGGGGGGCAGCCCGGCGGTGTAGCCGAGGTGCTCCATGCCCGCGAGGTCTTCCTTGGTGTAGAGCGGCTTGACCGGGATCTGCTCCATGGTCTCCGTTACCCAGTGGGCGACGGTCTTGCCGGTTTTTTCGGCGACGCGTTTTTCCCACTGTTCACGGCTGATCGGCTCCGTGACCGGTGAATAGTCAATGCTGGTAAAGTCTGGTGTTTTCATGCCTGAATTTCGTTGTGTCTTCAACTCTCATGCGAATGGCCAAAGTGCCGCGCTTTACATCACGCCGATGGCTTCGAGGTACTTCTTGTTGATGTCGTACACGTTGGAGCGGATGGAGATGAAGTCGTCCAGTCCGGCCTCGGTGTAGGCGGGGCCATTCTCGCCGGGGTCGCCCGCGAGGATGATCTTGATACCGGGGGCCTCGGCCTTGAGGGCCTTGCAGAAGGCCGGGACGAACTCCACGTAGGCGTCGTCGGTGCCGCAGATGACGGTCAACTCCGAGCCGGAAGCCTTGACCCCGGCCACGGCGGCCTCGACGCTGTCGAAGCCGTCGGCGGCCACGATGTCGAATCCGCCCACCTCGAAGAAGCCGCGTGTGAAGTCGGCGCGGGCCTTGTGCTTGCGCAGCGGCCCCATCGTGGTGAGGAACATCTTTGGTCCGTGCCCTTTGGCCTGGGTGTAGGCGTCGGCGGCGTCGCGCATTTCCTCGAAAATCTGCGCGCCGCGCACGGAGGGCAGGGCGGTGACGGAGGGGACTTCGCCGGGCTCGGTGTGGAGCGCCTTGAAGATGGCCCCGAGGGTCGCGCCCTGGGAGGCGGCGGCGGCGAGGCGGTCGATCAGGCCATCGTCGCGGTCGGCCAGGGTGGAGAGGTCCACGTCCTTGGCGGCGGCCTTGACGGCCTCGACGCGCTGCTTCTTGACCTCGGAGAAGTCCGGGGTCGTCTTCGGCAGCGGCTTTTCCTTCAGGTTCGGGTAAAGATTGGTGCCGACGAGGTTGGCGCGGCGCTGGGTCAGCAGCTTGATGCGCCCGGCGTTGGTCTTGGCGATGCGGGCCTGGACGGAACCGCTCTGGAGCGCCGCGACCATGCAGCCTTCTTTTTCGATCTCCTGGAAAATGCCCCAGGCACCCTTGGCCACCTGGTCGGTCAGGTTCTCGATGAACCACGAGCCGCCCGCCGGGTCGATCACGGCGCGCAGTTCGCATTCTTCCTGAAGGATGATCTGCGTGTTGCGGGCGATGCGGCGCGAGAAGGTGGTGGGGGTTTCGATCACCTCGTCAAACGGGCTCACGTGCATGCTCTCCACGCCGCCGACGACGCCCGAGAGGGCTTCGGTGGTGGTGCGCAGCATGTTCACGTAAGGGTCGTGGACGGTCTTGTTCCACAGGCCGGTACGACCGTGGATCTGCATGCGGGCCGCCTGACGGTCGCCGCCGAACTCGGAGACGATCTTCGACCACAGGATGCGGGCGGCACGCAGCTTGGAGACTTCCATGAAGAAGTTGGCCCCGAGCGTGAACTCGAAACGGATGGCCTTGGCCGCCTCGTTGATGTCGAGGCCGGCTTCCATCAGCTTGCGCAGGTAAACGGTCCCGGTGGCGAGGGCGCAGGCGAGTTCCTCGACCGCGCTGGCCCCGGCGTTGGCGTAGGGGAGGGTGGAGACGCCCACGGGCGTGAACTCCGGCGCGTTGTCCTTGCAGTAGCTGGCGAGCGCGGCCATGTCGGCGAAGGCTTCATCGAGCGAAACCGGCAGCGAGCCGGAACGGGCGAGCACGCCGAGCGGGTCGAGATTGAGCCCGCCCTTGAGGCTTTTGGCTTCCTTGCCCTGTTCCTTCAGCCAGGCCACCAGCAGGGCGGCGACGGCCACGCCGCTGACGCCGGACTGGAAGTTGATATTGACCGCTTCGGGCACGACGTCCTTGAAAGCTTTTTGCAGGTCCTCAAGCGTGGCGACGGACAGGCCGCAGGCACCGACTTCGCCGACACCGGCCTCGGCCGGATCGCGCCCGGTCTGCCCCGCGATGTCGAGGGCGACGTTGAGGGCGTCCTGACCGCGCTGCATGTCGCTGAGCGCGGCGGCGTTAAATTCCTCCGGCAACCCGTAGGGAAGCTCCTGGGCGATTTTCCAGGCGTTCTTCAGGTAGCCTTCGTCCGTGGCGCCACGGGAGAAGTTAAACTCGCCGGGGAAGCTTTCGAGGTGCTCAAGGCCCTCCATGTCTTCCTGCCGGTAAATCGGCTGCAGCGTGATGCCTTCCGGCGTCGGCGTAAGCATCTTCTTGTCGAAGGGGGCGCCTTTGAGGAGTTTTTCCGCCGCTTCTTTCCAAGTGGCGTAATCGACGGGTGCGAACTCTTCGAGCAGGTTTAATGCTTTCTGGTCGCCGACGGACGAGGTGGTCGTATCGGTGTTGCTCATGACTAACTGGTTGAGGGAATAAATTTGCTAATAACCCGCACAGGATTATGGTGGATCAGATAAGCTTCTGACCCCCAAAACTGTCAATGCGAAAAATAAAATTTGTTTATCGCGAAATGGGTTGACTTTAGAAAAACTTATTCAATAAATCCAATCCCGGTTAACAACTTTTAGCATCATGTTACAGCAAATCGACCACCTTGGTATCGCCGTAAATTCTCTGGACGAGGCGATCCCGTACTATGAAAACGCCCTGGGCCTCAAGTGCGAGCATCGCGAAGAGGTTGCCTCCCAGAAGGTTCGGACTGCTTTCTTCGAATGCGGTCAGGTGCACATCGAGTTGCTCGAGCCGATGAGCGAGGACAGCCCGATCGCGAAGTTCATCGCCAAGAACGGCGAAGGCATCCACCACATCGCCTTCCGTACCGACAACATCGAAGGCCAGCTCAAGCAGGCTTCCGATAACGGCGTGCGGCTGATTAATGAAGTGCCGGTGGATGGCGCGGGCGGCAAGCTCGTGGCCTTCCTCCACCCCAAGTCCACCCGCGGCGTGTTGACCGAGTTCTGCATGCCCAAGTAACGCGGCAGGTCCGCACCGACTGATCCCTTCAACCATTTTGCAATATGGCTATCGCAAAAGAACTGCTCGATGAGCTGAAAAAACGCCGGGAACGCGCTGACGCCGCCGGCGGCAAGGCAAAGATAGAGAAGCGCCACGAAAAGGGCCTTCTGTGCGCCCGTGAGCGCCTGGAACTTTTCTTTGAAAAGGGCACCTTCCAGGAGTTCGGCAAGCACGCCCAGCACTCCTGCCACAACTTCGGCATGGAAACCAAGGACATGCCCTACGACGGCGTTGTCTGCGGTGTGGGCTATGTGGACGGACGTCCCGTAGCTGCCTTCAGCCAGGACTTCACCGTGGGTGGCGGCGCTCTGGGCCGTATCCACGCCAAGAAGATTGTGGACCTGATGGACTACGCGCATGACATGGGCATCCCCGTCGTCGGTATCAACGACTCCGGCGGCGCCCGCATCCAGGAAGGCGTGGACTCGCTCTCCGGCTACGGCCAGGTTTTCTTCAAGAACGTGTTCCTCTCCGGCGTGGTGCCGCAGGTGGCTATCATCGCCGGTCAGTGTGCCGGTGGGGCCGCTTACTCGCCCGCGCTGACGGACTTCCTCATCATGACGAGGACCAACGCGAACATGTTCATCTGCGGCCCCGGGGTCATCAAGGCCTCGACGGGTGAATCTTCGACGCTGGAACAGTTCGCCACCGCCGACGCGCACGCCTCGGTCAGCGGCAACATCCACCTCATCGCCGAGGACGACAAGCACGCGCTCCAGCTTGCCAGCAAGCTGCTCTCGTACATGCCCTCGAACAACCTTCAGGACCCGCCCCACGCGCCGACTGAAGACATCGACCTGAGCGACGACCCCGGCATGAACGAACTCGTGCCGGAAAGCTCGAAGACCCCGATGGACGTCAAGGACGTGATCGACCGCATGGTTGATAAGGAGAGCTTCTTCGAGATCATGCCCGATTTCGCGAAAAACATCGTGGTCGGCTTCGCCCGCATCCAGGGGATCGTGGTCGGGATTATCGCGAACCAGCCGACGGTCAAGGCCGGTACGCTCGACATCGACTCCTCCGACAAGGGCGCGCGTTTCATCCGTACCTGCAACATTTATAACATCCCGATCGTGACGCTGGTGGATGTTCCCGGCTTCATGCCCGGACTGGCCCAGGAGCGTGGGGGCATCATCCGCCACGGGGCCAAGATGCTCTTCGCCTACGCCTCGGCCACTGTGCCGAAGATCACCCTGATCCTGCGCAAAGCCTATGGCGGTGCCTATCTGGCCATGTGCAGCGCGGACATGGGCGCGGACATGGTCTTCGCCTGGCCGACGGCCGAGATCGCGGTCATGGGTGCCGAGGGCGCTGTCGGTGTGCTCTACCGCAACGAGATCAAGGAGGCCGCTGACCCGAAGGCCAAGGAAGCCGAACTGCGCGAGGAATACCGCCACAAGTTCGCCTCTCCCTACCAGGCCGCCGAGTGCGCCATGATCACCGACGTGATCGAACCCAAGCAGACGCGCGCCGTGATTTCGCTTGCCCTGCGCAATACGCTCAGCAAGCGTGACACACGCCCGCCGAAGAAACACGGCAACATCCCGCTCTGATACCATGACATTCGCAGCCACTTGCTCCCTGGCCTCACTGCTGTCGCAGTTCGAGGACTCACTCCACATCATGCTGGGGTTTGTATTCGTCATCGTGGTGCTGGCCATCCTGGCCGGTGTGACCCAGGCGGTCGGTTTTATCTTCTCGATGAAGAAGCCGGCTGCCCCGAAGCCGGTGGCCGCCGCCGCTCCGGCTCCGGCCGCTGCCGCGCCCGCCGCTTCCGAGGGGATCAGCCCCGAGGTGGTGGCGGTGATTGCCGCCGCCGTTCACACCACGCTGGAACACCCGCACCGCATCCTGTCTATCCGCCCGTCTGCGGACCGCTACTGGGCCGCCGAAGGACGCCGCGAGATATTCCGCTCCCACAAGGTTAGATAAGCACCCGAGAGATCCGCACACTAATTACAGAAAGACTTTACGCACATGAAGAAGCTCCGCATTACGGTTGAGAATAAGACCTACGAGGTCGAAGTTGAAGTTATCGGCCAGGAAGATGCCTCCCCGGTCGCCGCTCCCCGGCCTGTCGCCGCCAGCTCGGTTGCCGTGAGCGCCCCGGTGGCCGCCCCGGCTCCGGCCCCCGCGCCCGCCGCTGCCGCACCCGCCGGTGCCGGCGATGTGGTCAGCCCCCTGTCGGCGGTGGTCGTCTCGGTCGATGTGAAGCCCGGCCAGGCCGTCAAGGAAGGCGACAAGCTGATCACGCTCGAAGCGATGAAGATGAACACTTTTGTCAATGCGCCTCACGCCGGTACGGTTTCGGCCATCCACGTCGGCGCCGGTAACGCGGTCGAAGAAGGTCAACCTCTGCTGGCGCTTAGCTAAGCTCCGGCGGTTCCATCCAACACCCACAGGGGGCAACTGCGCTCATGAGCGAATTAATCGACCTAATCCTGAACACCGGATTCTTCCATCTGGACTGGCGCATGCTGGTCATGTGGGGAGTCGTCGGTGTGCTGCTGTACCTGGCGGTACGGCACAACTTCGAACCGCTTCTGCTGGTGCCGATCGCCTTCGGCGCGCTGCTGGCGAACCTGCCTTCCGAGGGCATGATCAACAAGCCCGCCGGGGAACTGGTTTCGCCGGTCAACGGGACAGTCGTCGCCGTCAATGCCGATGAACAGCGAAACGTCATCCTGCCTCACGTGCCGATCGAGCGGGTGGGGCACCTGACCAAGTTTTCCGACGAGGCCGATCTGGTGAATCTCTTTGAAGAGGAGAACGCCATCCAGAACCTCGACGAGCGCACGCTGATGGCCGTCATCCGGCCTGACCGGGGCGACCCCGAGCTGCTGCAGAAGCGCATCGCGGTCCCCTTCAACGGCACAACGATTGAAATCAGCCCCGAGGACTACCTCGTCTGGGCCGACGCCTCCGGCAACATCAGCCGCCTCTACGTCGGGGCCGGTGAGAAAGTGAACAAGGGCCAGCCGCTGCTGCGCGTTTACAGCGACCACACGGGTGGCCTGTACCACTACATTTCGTTAGGCATCCTGCTGGAGCTGTTCCCGCCGCTGATCTTCCTCGGTGTCGGCGCGCTGACCGATTTCGGCCCGCTGATCGCCAATCCGCGCACGCTCCTGCTCGGAGCCGCCGCGCAGTTCGGGGTCTTCGCCACCTTCATCGGGGCCATCCTGCTCGGGTTTTCACCACAGGCCGCAGGGGCCATCGGGATTATCGGGGGGGCCGACGGTCCGACCTCGATCTTCCTCGCCAACGCCCTCGCGCCGGACCTGCTGGCTCCCATCGCCGTGGCCGCGTACAGCTACATGGCTCTGGTGCCGCTGATCCAGCCCCCGATCATGACCGCGCTCACGACCAAGAAGGAACGCAAGATCCGCATGAAGTCGCTGCGCAAGGTCTCCAAGCTCGAAAAGCTGCTTTTCGCGCTGATCGTGACCGTGTTCTGTATCCTGCTGGTTCCGCCGGCAGCGCCGCTGATCGGTATGCTCCTGCTGGGTAATTTCCTGCGCGAGTGCGGTGTGACCGAGCGCCTTTCCAAGGCCGCCCAGAACGAACTGATCAACGTCGTGACGATTTTCCTGGGAACGAGCGTGGGTATCACCATGACCGGCGAACGCTTCCTGCGGGGCGAGACGCTGAAGATCCTCGCCCTCGGGGTGATCGCCTTCGGGGTGGCCACCGCCGCCGGTGTGCTCATGGCCAAGTTCATGAACCTCTTCTCGAAAAACAAGATCAACCCGCTGATCGGTTCCGCCGGTGTCTCCGCCGTGCCGATGGCCGCCCGCGTCTCGCAGGTCGTCGGCCAGAAGTACGATCCGGGCAACTTCCTGCTCATGCACGCTATGGGCCCGAATGTGGCCGGTGTTATCGGGACCGCGTTGGTAGCCGGCTACTTCATCAGCGTGCTGGCCCAGCACTAGGCGTAAGCAAACGCCAGGGGATCGTCCGATTCCGCTATTTTTCCAAAACCGCCCGGTCACTCCGGGCGGTTTTTTTTATGGCGGAAGTAGAGTTCGGGGCACGGGGAGAGGGAAGAGAGCTCACACGGAGGCATAGAGGCACGGAGGTTTCTTTCCGGACCCCACACAGGAACTCGGCCACGCGGCCTATCCTTCTCAAAGCCTTTGCGTCTTTGTGCCTTTGTGGTTAAAAAATAAGAATAGCCTTGGCCTCAATTCAGGGTGGGGTCGTCCGGCGCGTCAGCGAGGAAGGCGAGTTCGGGCCAGGTGCTGGCGAGGATTTCGCGCCACATGGCCGGGCCGTCGAGCCCTTCCATCATATGGCCGTTGACAGGGATGACGAGCCAGGCGTTCTGCTGGCGCTCGGTTTCGAGTTGTCCCTCTGACCACCCGGCATAACCGAGAAAAGCCCGGACTTCCAGCTCCGGCGATTCGGCCATCAACTCCGTCAGCCGCTGCTCAGAAATGCCGAAGTACAACCGAAAGGCGGAACTCTCCGGCAGCCAGTGCCAGGCCGCCAGCAGGAGCTGGTCGCGCTGGACGGGGCCGCCTTCGTACACGGGCACCTGGGCGAGCGGCCCGAAGGCGTACTCGCCATTCAGCGTGCCCAGGTTTTGGCCAGTGGGGCGGTTGATAATCACGCCGAGCGAGCCGTTCTCCTCGTCGTGGGCTGAGAGCAACACGATGCTTTTACGGAAGTTCGGGTCGTGCAGGCCGGGGTGGGCGACCAGCAGAGAACCGGAAAAGGGCTTCACATCGTCGGGCATGAGAAGGGCTAGGTCGTGTACGCAAACCTCACGACGAGGAGTTTTCTGCCATTTTTTAGGCAAAAATGAGGCTCTCGAAGCGAGGCAATTTGGCGAATTGTTGAGTTGAGGGAAATCATTTTGGGCGGAAAAGGGATAAAGAATCCGATGTTCAGGAGGTTTGCGTACACGACCTAGTGTCCCGTTAGCTTAGTTCCTGATAAAAATATTTTCACCGCAGAGGCGCAAAGACGCAGAGCGAACTCTGTATCCATGAAGTTTTTTGTGCTTCTTGTGCCTTTTTGTGGCCATTAACATTTGTTAAGAACTTAGCTAACACGACCTAGAGTTTGATCACATCGACTCCGGCTTCGCGGAGCAAGTCCAGCGCGATGGAGTCGTTGCGGTAGTCGTCGAGGTACTTGACGACCTTGATCCCCGCCGCGCAGAGGATTTTCGAGCAGTTGATGCAGGGGAAATGCGTGATATAGGCCGTGGCCCCGTCGAGGCTGACCCCGCGCCGGGCGGCATCGGCGATGGCGTTCTGCTCGGCGTGCACGGTCCCCTGTTCGTGGTCGTCGCGCATCCGCGAGAGGTGCGGCGAGCCGGGCAGAAAGCCGTTGTACCCGGCGGCCACGAGGCGGTTTTTATGTTCGCCGGCGGAGACGAGGACGCAGCCGACGTGGAGCCGTTCGCAGGGCGAGCGCGAGGCCATGAGGATGCTCATGGAGGCGAAATACTCGTCCCAGGAGGGCCGTTGCGTCCAGCCGCCGACCATGCGCTTGAGCTGGTCGATCTGGCTCAGGGATTGCGCGGTTTCCATGTGGAAAAGCCTTGAGCCTGCGCCCGCGCCCGGCAACCCTAAACACGTGCAAGCTCCCGTCCCCGAAGGTCTGACCGTGGTCGGCTCCTATGAGAGCTTCCGGGCCGCTAACGAACGCGCCCTCGTGGTGCTCTCCATGCGGCTCTCCTACCGGATGATCCACGAGGAAGGGCGCTACCTGCTTTGCGTGGACACCTGTCATGCCGGGGCG
Coding sequences within:
- a CDS encoding methylmalonyl-CoA mutase family protein, producing the protein MSNTDTTTSSVGDQKALNLLEEFAPVDYATWKEAAEKLLKGAPFDKKMLTPTPEGITLQPIYRQEDMEGLEHLESFPGEFNFSRGATDEGYLKNAWKIAQELPYGLPEEFNAAALSDMQRGQDALNVALDIAGQTGRDPAEAGVGEVGACGLSVATLEDLQKAFKDVVPEAVNINFQSGVSGVAVAALLVAWLKEQGKEAKSLKGGLNLDPLGVLARSGSLPVSLDEAFADMAALASYCKDNAPEFTPVGVSTLPYANAGASAVEELACALATGTVYLRKLMEAGLDINEAAKAIRFEFTLGANFFMEVSKLRAARILWSKIVSEFGGDRQAARMQIHGRTGLWNKTVHDPYVNMLRTTTEALSGVVGGVESMHVSPFDEVIETPTTFSRRIARNTQIILQEECELRAVIDPAGGSWFIENLTDQVAKGAWGIFQEIEKEGCMVAALQSGSVQARIAKTNAGRIKLLTQRRANLVGTNLYPNLKEKPLPKTTPDFSEVKKQRVEAVKAAAKDVDLSTLADRDDGLIDRLAAAASQGATLGAIFKALHTEPGEVPSVTALPSVRGAQIFEEMRDAADAYTQAKGHGPKMFLTTMGPLRKHKARADFTRGFFEVGGFDIVAADGFDSVEAAVAGVKASGSELTVICGTDDAYVEFVPAFCKALKAEAPGIKIILAGDPGENGPAYTEAGLDDFISIRSNVYDINKKYLEAIGVM
- the mce gene encoding methylmalonyl-CoA epimerase, which produces MLQQIDHLGIAVNSLDEAIPYYENALGLKCEHREEVASQKVRTAFFECGQVHIELLEPMSEDSPIAKFIAKNGEGIHHIAFRTDNIEGQLKQASDNGVRLINEVPVDGAGGKLVAFLHPKSTRGVLTEFCMPK
- a CDS encoding acyl-CoA carboxylase subunit beta — protein: MAIAKELLDELKKRRERADAAGGKAKIEKRHEKGLLCARERLELFFEKGTFQEFGKHAQHSCHNFGMETKDMPYDGVVCGVGYVDGRPVAAFSQDFTVGGGALGRIHAKKIVDLMDYAHDMGIPVVGINDSGGARIQEGVDSLSGYGQVFFKNVFLSGVVPQVAIIAGQCAGGAAYSPALTDFLIMTRTNANMFICGPGVIKASTGESSTLEQFATADAHASVSGNIHLIAEDDKHALQLASKLLSYMPSNNLQDPPHAPTEDIDLSDDPGMNELVPESSKTPMDVKDVIDRMVDKESFFEIMPDFAKNIVVGFARIQGIVVGIIANQPTVKAGTLDIDSSDKGARFIRTCNIYNIPIVTLVDVPGFMPGLAQERGGIIRHGAKMLFAYASATVPKITLILRKAYGGAYLAMCSADMGADMVFAWPTAEIAVMGAEGAVGVLYRNEIKEAADPKAKEAELREEYRHKFASPYQAAECAMITDVIEPKQTRAVISLALRNTLSKRDTRPPKKHGNIPL
- a CDS encoding OadG family transporter subunit produces the protein MTFAATCSLASLLSQFEDSLHIMLGFVFVIVVLAILAGVTQAVGFIFSMKKPAAPKPVAAAAPAPAAAAPAASEGISPEVVAVIAAAVHTTLEHPHRILSIRPSADRYWAAEGRREIFRSHKVR
- a CDS encoding biotin/lipoyl-containing protein; this translates as MKKLRITVENKTYEVEVEVIGQEDASPVAAPRPVAASSVAVSAPVAAPAPAPAPAAAAPAGAGDVVSPLSAVVVSVDVKPGQAVKEGDKLITLEAMKMNTFVNAPHAGTVSAIHVGAGNAVEEGQPLLALS
- a CDS encoding sodium ion-translocating decarboxylase subunit beta — encoded protein: MWGVVGVLLYLAVRHNFEPLLLVPIAFGALLANLPSEGMINKPAGELVSPVNGTVVAVNADEQRNVILPHVPIERVGHLTKFSDEADLVNLFEEENAIQNLDERTLMAVIRPDRGDPELLQKRIAVPFNGTTIEISPEDYLVWADASGNISRLYVGAGEKVNKGQPLLRVYSDHTGGLYHYISLGILLELFPPLIFLGVGALTDFGPLIANPRTLLLGAAAQFGVFATFIGAILLGFSPQAAGAIGIIGGADGPTSIFLANALAPDLLAPIAVAAYSYMALVPLIQPPIMTALTTKKERKIRMKSLRKVSKLEKLLFALIVTVFCILLVPPAAPLIGMLLLGNFLRECGVTERLSKAAQNELINVVTIFLGTSVGITMTGERFLRGETLKILALGVIAFGVATAAGVLMAKFMNLFSKNKINPLIGSAGVSAVPMAARVSQVVGQKYDPGNFLLMHAMGPNVAGVIGTALVAGYFISVLAQH
- a CDS encoding YqgE/AlgH family protein; protein product: MPDDVKPFSGSLLVAHPGLHDPNFRKSIVLLSAHDEENGSLGVIINRPTGQNLGTLNGEYAFGPLAQVPVYEGGPVQRDQLLLAAWHWLPESSAFRLYFGISEQRLTELMAESPELEVRAFLGYAGWSEGQLETERQQNAWLVIPVNGHMMEGLDGPAMWREILASTWPELAFLADAPDDPTLN
- a CDS encoding deoxycytidylate deaminase, whose translation is METAQSLSQIDQLKRMVGGWTQRPSWDEYFASMSILMASRSPCERLHVGCVLVSAGEHKNRLVAAGYNGFLPGSPHLSRMRDDHEQGTVHAEQNAIADAARRGVSLDGATAYITHFPCINCSKILCAAGIKVVKYLDDYRNDSIALDLLREAGVDVIKL